From a single Lytechinus variegatus isolate NC3 chromosome 9, Lvar_3.0, whole genome shotgun sequence genomic region:
- the LOC121421379 gene encoding transmembrane 7 superfamily member 3-like has protein sequence MKAILVTFWFLAILGPELSLQDDCSDAQDHLQIIADEFTLYNVTTTLPKLTCLNLTFPHFPNVTYTSVLIQYHVWNSNVTGSLYATPRPAYAVMGDHLGLVWPANRVGTMQSYLSLTNDNETATEALILYSPFNSSVPVPGGCNMEANLQINPNLKIAYQVENVLINVTFSMANVGYDKDPPACAGSNPRKSVLRYDFYILFIDWNKYSKNSLFSDLKKMMTVEGILKHGRKIHTFGKNDKLELSLAMFNGRGVILNAIARDSTTNQMAPYSPAVTYACGNNHGSLCSGRVQPLYGVVFAVAMIIGGIICFSGHHFFHAEIVFFGYLPFCLFSIMILSANTALTQDVILLISLTMGIPGGCMWLALWWRFGYVLPIMMWVSLNLGFLFSAIIFFTPFGNLIVWYKSVAYGMAYMCGVMIIPVILIAFSKFLSMLACAVWGSYLVVAGISYYGGGVLHYIVLNIIHRSYITGYSEAHVIVPMNPLDYFLIGLWFVLIVAGVLVQRRLTRGRRDFPLCRYKENLLKRNHEKAMRNRNRYEDRERQGQQRVLEDPAGNVNAGDVGDDDRNPLIVD, from the exons ATGAAGGCGATTTTGGTCACATTTTGGTTTCTTGCTATTCTTGGACCTGAGCTCTCGCTCCAAGACGACTGTTCGGACGCACAAG ATCACTTACAGATCATAGCAGATGAATTCACGCTCTACAACGTGACAACGACGTTACCAAAGTTAACGTGCCTCAATCTCACCTTCCCTCACTTCCCGAACGTCACCTACACTTCAGTGTTGATACAGTACCATGTATGGAACTCTAATGTGACTGGCTCGCTCTACGCCACTCCACGACCTGCGTATGCAGTGATGGGTGATCATCTGGGCTTGGTTTGGCCCGCAAATCGTGTGGGCACCATGCAGAGTTACTTGAGCCTGACCAACGACAACGAGACTGCGACCGAAGCCCTGATTTTATATTCACCGTTCAACAGCTCGG tgCCTGTCCCCGGTGGATGTAACATGGAAGCTAACCTTCAGATCAATCCAAACCTCAAGATAGCATATCAAGTCGAGAACGTTCTCATCAACGTCACTTTCTCCATGGCGAATGTCGGTTACGACAAAGATCCTCCTGCCTGCGCGGGTTCCAATCCAAGAAAGAGCGTGCTCCGCTATGACTTTTATATCCTGTTCATCGACTGGAACAAGTATTCAAAGAACTCTCTGTTCAGCGACTTGAAGAAGATGATGACTGTTGAAGGCATTCTGAAACATGGTAGAAAG ATCCATACTTTTGGCAAAAATGACAAGCTGGAGCTGAGTTTGGCGATGTTCAACGGACGGGGCGTTATCCTGAATGCGATAGCGAGAGATTCAACGACCAACCAGATGGCACCCTACTCCCCGGCAGTCACCTACGCCTGCGGGAATAACCATGGGAGCCTGTGCTCTGGAAGGG TTCAACCTTTATACGGTGTAGTGTTTGCTGTAGCAATGATCATTGGAGGGATAATCTGCTTCTCAGGACATCATTTCTTCCATGCAG AGATTGTATTCTTTGGATATCTTCCGTTCTGTCTCTTCTCGATCATGATTCTGTCTGCAAACACCGCCCTCACTCAAGATG TAATCTTGTTGATTTCTCTGACCATGGGTATTCCTGGTGGCTGTATGTGGTTGGCCTTGTGGTGGCGCTTCGGTTACGTCCTTCCCATAATGATGTGGGTGTCGTTGAACCTTGGATTCCTCTTCTCTGCTATCATCTTCTTCACTCCCTTCG GAAATTTGATTGTTTGGTATAAGTCAGTAGCCTATGGTATGGCATACATGTGTGGGGTTATGATCATTCCAGTAATCCTCATCGCATTCTCAAAGTTT ctGAGCATGCTTGCGTGTGCAGTGTGGGGGAGCTATCTTGTCGTAGCCGGCATTAGCTACTATGGAGGCGGTGTTCTTCATTACATTGTGCTGAACATTATCCATAGATCTTACATAACAGGGTACAGTGAAGCCCATGTCATTGTACCGATGAACCCTTTAG ACTATTTCCTGATAGGCTTATGGTTTGTACTGATCGTAGCCGGTGTTCTTGTTCAGCGTCGACTCACTAGAGGGCGACGTGACTTCCCACTCTGTCGTTACAAGGAGAACCTGCTGAAGCGTAACCACGAGAAGGCGATGAGGAATCGTAACCGCTACGAGGATCGAGAGCGCCAAGGCCAGCAACGCGTGTTGGAGGATCCTGCGGGAAACGTGAACGCGGGCGACGTGGGCGATGACGACAGGAATCCACTCATTGTAGATTAG